One Chitinophaga varians DNA window includes the following coding sequences:
- a CDS encoding SusC/RagA family TonB-linked outer membrane protein, whose product MMKLTGMLLLAFCLQVSARVYSQKVTLTERNASVQQLFSTIRQQTGYLFLYSNETLKNTHPVSAQLTEVPLKAALDHITSNQPITYSIEENNTILIKPKPVAAANAPVLQRINGTVRDEKGVPLIGVTVKIKGTNGGTISDEQGNWYIQATDDATILVFSFIGYSNHEEPIKGRTVINVVLRQQDKSMSEIVVTGYQKVERRSLTSSITSLKTENLKTINQPNIDKLLQGQVPGMVVMSTSGAPGAMPQIRIRGTSTLSGNTQPLWVVDGIILDDPINASVDDIMTNRNLIASGIGGINVEDIESINVLKDAAATAIYGTKAANGVIVLTSKKGTAGKTRINFTSFATVGMRPRIEDAYMMNSKERIGVNLEMMRRGVLTATSPRAGEYGTSTDFERALIDVHDHKMSWSDFEKRVNQLEQVNTNWFEYLFRNSFTHRQNLNISGGNEKTTFYLSGSYMDEQATALQTGMKTYTGSLKVYTKLHPTLRVGGMLDLNRRDNGSFFATDSRENPFEWSIYTTRAQNAYDENGQYNYLYYNGIKYNFLENRNYGWRNSQNFSIRGTVDIEWKPISSLIFGSLFSFTNQNTTDEDVATENSYFVKSRQRDVTNIVNSVAVPLWKEGGYRKGRNNNNKSLTLRNQVSFMPILNANHRFDVMAGQEIRTSKYEDEMTEIYGYVHDRGRQQMPQFDLMKQMGRPYWSESLNQSAAVSYFGTTGYTYKNRYTVSFNARTDGSNRFGLRTNQLFQPLWAVGANYQMKEEDFFANKDWLSYLTLRASYGSQGNVASQAYSDLVATIGKPDLANTDNYLVIDAPRNPNLKWEKNYTANVALEIGLWKRRVMATVEWYHKKGVDLLGSKRVSQVSGFSTLQVNWASMKNTGLEFSLSTINIDTKDFRWSTNINAGYNKNEVLDVYSLPSVDGLTNAQRSNYAASAVVGKPVNGLWSYRYAGLNKDGRATFYTAKPGETVLNGMRNIDGLVYSGSTMPTVQGGFTNTFSYKRFTLSALFIGSFGNVIRLRNISANNTFVFPETTQNMSTEWVDRWQKPGDEQHTNVPKLESDNSVPGLADVSPYNATMYNNSDLRTVKGDFVRLQNLSLSYDLYNARLRKSGIQNMRFMIQGNNLHVWKNSALKGQDPEATGSVMKYDRTSNANVSFGNTYLPLPRSYSFSFSLQF is encoded by the coding sequence ATGATGAAACTTACAGGAATGCTGTTGCTGGCTTTTTGCCTGCAGGTAAGCGCCAGGGTATACTCCCAGAAAGTGACATTAACGGAGCGGAATGCCTCCGTACAACAGCTATTCAGCACCATCCGCCAACAAACCGGCTACCTGTTTCTGTACAGTAACGAAACGCTGAAAAACACGCATCCCGTGTCCGCACAGCTGACAGAAGTACCGCTGAAAGCAGCGCTGGACCATATTACCAGCAACCAGCCTATTACCTACAGCATTGAAGAGAACAATACCATCCTGATCAAACCCAAACCGGTAGCAGCAGCCAACGCGCCTGTTCTTCAGCGGATCAACGGCACCGTTCGGGACGAAAAAGGTGTTCCGCTCATCGGAGTGACCGTGAAAATAAAGGGCACCAACGGCGGCACAATCTCCGATGAACAGGGCAACTGGTACATCCAGGCCACCGATGACGCCACCATCCTGGTGTTTTCCTTCATCGGCTACAGCAACCATGAAGAGCCTATCAAAGGCAGAACAGTGATCAATGTAGTACTCAGACAACAAGACAAAAGCATGAGCGAGATCGTGGTCACCGGTTACCAGAAAGTAGAACGGCGCTCACTCACCTCTTCTATCACTTCTCTCAAAACAGAGAACCTCAAAACCATCAATCAGCCTAATATCGATAAGCTGTTACAGGGCCAGGTGCCAGGTATGGTGGTGATGAGCACTTCCGGCGCCCCCGGCGCCATGCCACAGATACGCATCCGCGGTACATCTACCTTAAGCGGCAACACGCAGCCGCTGTGGGTGGTGGACGGTATCATTCTCGATGATCCCATCAACGCTTCCGTGGATGACATCATGACCAACCGTAACCTGATCGCTTCCGGTATCGGCGGTATCAACGTGGAGGACATCGAATCCATCAACGTGCTGAAAGACGCCGCGGCCACAGCGATCTATGGTACCAAAGCCGCTAACGGGGTAATCGTACTGACCTCCAAAAAAGGTACGGCCGGCAAAACCCGTATCAACTTCACCAGCTTCGCCACCGTAGGCATGCGCCCGCGAATTGAAGATGCGTATATGATGAACTCCAAAGAAAGGATCGGCGTGAACCTGGAAATGATGCGCCGGGGCGTATTGACGGCCACCTCTCCACGCGCCGGTGAATACGGCACATCCACCGATTTCGAGCGTGCGCTGATAGATGTACATGACCACAAAATGAGCTGGTCGGATTTTGAGAAAAGAGTGAATCAGCTGGAACAGGTCAACACCAACTGGTTTGAATACCTCTTCCGTAATTCGTTCACCCACCGTCAGAACCTGAACATCTCCGGCGGTAACGAAAAAACGACTTTCTATCTCTCCGGCAGCTATATGGATGAACAGGCCACTGCATTACAGACCGGCATGAAAACCTACACCGGCTCCCTGAAAGTATATACCAAGCTGCATCCTACCCTTCGTGTAGGCGGTATGCTGGACCTCAACCGCCGGGATAACGGCAGCTTCTTTGCCACAGACTCCCGCGAGAACCCCTTTGAATGGTCGATCTATACCACACGTGCGCAGAATGCCTATGATGAAAACGGTCAGTACAACTACCTCTATTACAACGGCATTAAATACAACTTTCTCGAAAACCGCAACTATGGCTGGCGTAACTCACAAAACTTCAGCATCCGCGGAACAGTGGACATTGAGTGGAAACCTATCAGCTCCCTCATCTTCGGCAGCCTTTTCTCTTTCACCAATCAGAATACCACTGATGAAGATGTGGCTACCGAGAACAGCTATTTTGTAAAAAGCAGACAACGTGACGTCACCAACATTGTTAACTCTGTTGCAGTACCGTTATGGAAAGAAGGTGGTTACCGTAAAGGCAGAAACAACAATAATAAGTCACTCACACTCCGTAACCAGGTATCGTTTATGCCTATACTGAACGCCAACCATCGCTTTGATGTAATGGCCGGTCAGGAAATACGTACGTCCAAATACGAAGACGAGATGACCGAGATATACGGCTATGTACATGACCGTGGCCGTCAGCAGATGCCGCAGTTTGACCTGATGAAACAAATGGGCCGGCCATACTGGTCGGAAAGCCTGAACCAAAGCGCTGCCGTTTCTTACTTTGGTACAACAGGCTATACTTATAAAAACCGCTACACCGTTAGCTTCAACGCACGTACTGACGGCTCCAACCGCTTTGGCCTTCGCACCAATCAGCTGTTTCAGCCACTGTGGGCAGTAGGCGCCAACTACCAGATGAAAGAAGAAGACTTCTTCGCCAACAAAGACTGGTTAAGTTACCTGACGCTTCGCGCCTCCTATGGCAGCCAGGGCAACGTAGCCTCTCAGGCATACTCTGACCTGGTGGCCACCATCGGCAAACCGGACCTTGCCAACACAGACAACTATCTGGTGATAGACGCCCCCAGGAACCCCAACCTGAAATGGGAAAAGAACTATACCGCCAACGTAGCGCTGGAAATCGGATTGTGGAAACGCCGGGTGATGGCCACTGTAGAATGGTACCATAAAAAAGGCGTTGACCTGCTGGGCAGCAAACGTGTATCACAGGTTTCCGGATTCAGTACCCTGCAGGTAAACTGGGCATCCATGAAAAACACAGGCCTGGAATTCTCCTTAAGTACTATCAATATCGATACAAAGGACTTTCGATGGTCTACCAATATCAATGCCGGTTACAATAAAAACGAAGTGCTGGACGTATATTCCCTGCCTTCCGTTGATGGCCTGACCAATGCACAACGCTCCAACTATGCGGCTTCTGCTGTTGTGGGCAAACCTGTTAACGGCCTCTGGTCTTACCGTTATGCAGGGCTGAACAAAGACGGCCGTGCCACCTTCTATACCGCCAAACCCGGCGAAACAGTGCTCAACGGTATGCGTAACATAGACGGTCTTGTGTATTCCGGTTCTACCATGCCAACCGTACAGGGTGGTTTCACTAATACCTTCTCTTATAAAAGATTTACGCTGTCCGCTTTGTTCATCGGTAGTTTTGGTAACGTAATCCGGCTGCGTAATATCAGTGCCAACAATACCTTCGTCTTCCCCGAAACGACCCAAAACATGTCTACCGAATGGGTTGACCGCTGGCAGAAACCGGGTGATGAACAGCACACCAATGTCCCTAAACTGGAATCAGACAACAGTGTTCCCGGTCTGGCCGATGTATCACCCTACAATGCCACTATGTATAATAACAGTGACCTAAGGACTGTGAAAGGTGATTTTGTGCGTCTTCAGAACCTGTCTCTCAGTTACGACTTATATAATGCGCGCCTGCGTAAGAGTGGTATTCAAAATATGCGCTTCATGATACAGGGCAACAATCTGCATGTATGGAAGAACAGCGCATTAAAAGGCCAGGACCCTGAGGCCACGGGCTCGGTGATGAAATATGACCGTACCAGCAATGCTAACGTGTCTTTCGGCAATACCTACCTGCCACTGCCACGTTCTTATTCATTCTCTTTTTCCTTACAGTTTTAA
- a CDS encoding FecR family protein: MDQNRLDYLFSRYTAGEATPEELREFDMLVQQPEHETVLHTKIDQLFLATSGTATMPEKAIQATLQHITGKPASSSVVRYLRRSWWAAAVGLLLTGSSTWLLTRPRYEMVAPLADKAPGSHKAVLTLADGSTVALDSSGQQVIGQQQTTIRQSGGQLQYSVQSPGAVASYNTLTTPRGGQFRVILPDGTIVWLNTASALRYPTAFSGADRTVELQGEAYFEVAANATQPFRVKTAAQEVHVLGTSFNINAYTDEANTVTTLVSGRVKVNTPGKDAGVMLEPGQQAIAAHSGSQQLSVTRTFAPDVIAWKNGLFLFDNADLATVMRCLERWYDIDVKYEAKPDIHYTGQIARNQPLSKVIHMLEQTGQARFRLVTAGQGHQAKDMIIILE; the protein is encoded by the coding sequence ATGGACCAAAATCGACTGGATTATTTATTTAGCAGGTATACTGCCGGCGAGGCTACGCCCGAAGAGCTTCGGGAGTTTGACATGCTGGTGCAGCAACCCGAACATGAAACAGTATTACATACAAAAATCGACCAGTTGTTCCTTGCCACCAGCGGAACAGCCACTATGCCGGAAAAGGCCATACAGGCCACTTTACAGCATATTACCGGAAAGCCGGCCTCTTCGTCCGTCGTTCGTTACCTGCGCCGCAGCTGGTGGGCTGCCGCCGTGGGGCTGTTGTTAACAGGCAGCAGCACGTGGCTGCTCACCCGGCCCCGCTATGAGATGGTAGCCCCTTTAGCCGATAAGGCGCCTGGCAGCCATAAAGCCGTGCTGACGCTGGCCGATGGCAGCACCGTAGCGCTGGACAGCAGCGGGCAGCAGGTCATCGGACAGCAGCAGACCACTATCCGGCAATCCGGCGGACAGCTGCAATACAGTGTACAGTCGCCCGGCGCCGTAGCCAGCTATAATACACTGACCACTCCCCGCGGCGGCCAGTTCCGGGTTATACTGCCCGATGGCACGATAGTATGGCTCAACACCGCTTCCGCGCTGCGTTATCCTACCGCGTTCAGCGGCGCCGACAGGACCGTTGAGTTGCAGGGAGAGGCTTATTTTGAAGTGGCCGCCAACGCCACGCAGCCTTTCCGGGTAAAAACAGCGGCACAGGAGGTACATGTGCTGGGCACCAGTTTTAACATTAACGCCTATACGGATGAAGCCAATACTGTCACCACACTGGTCAGCGGCCGGGTGAAAGTGAACACGCCCGGAAAAGATGCCGGCGTGATGCTGGAGCCGGGCCAACAGGCTATTGCCGCCCATAGCGGCAGTCAGCAGCTCAGCGTTACGCGCACGTTCGCGCCCGATGTTATCGCCTGGAAGAATGGGCTGTTCCTGTTCGACAATGCCGATCTGGCAACAGTGATGCGTTGTCTGGAACGCTGGTATGACATCGACGTAAAATATGAAGCGAAGCCCGATATACACTATACCGGGCAGATCGCCAGAAACCAGCCGTTGTCCAAAGTCATACATATGCTGGAGCAAACCGGCCAGGCCCGTTTCAGGCTTGTCACGGCCGGACAGGGACATCAGGCGAAAGATATGATCATCATCCTGGAATAA
- a CDS encoding RNA polymerase sigma factor, with protein sequence MKGSQYNEREIVARIAKGDESAFAVFFRHHYQKIYEVGLMLTQTESVAEELVQDVFVKVWKQQAQLPEIMDIPSWLFIIARNDAYKALRRSTRLKVVLDTLELPMPVSNETDEQIIYRNYHELVNKAVSQLPIRQQTAWRLSREEGLKREEIAARMQIRPDTVKEHLSLAVKNIRGFLESHDAFLIGAELIFVWSLHSLN encoded by the coding sequence ATGAAGGGCAGTCAATATAATGAAAGGGAGATCGTTGCCCGTATAGCCAAAGGTGATGAGTCCGCGTTTGCTGTCTTTTTTCGTCACCATTACCAGAAAATTTATGAAGTAGGACTGATGCTGACGCAGACGGAATCCGTAGCGGAAGAGCTGGTGCAGGATGTTTTCGTGAAAGTATGGAAACAACAGGCGCAGCTGCCGGAGATCATGGACATCCCTTCCTGGCTGTTCATCATTGCGCGCAACGACGCCTACAAGGCCCTGCGGCGCAGCACCCGCCTGAAGGTGGTCCTGGACACGCTGGAGCTTCCCATGCCTGTTTCCAACGAAACTGATGAACAGATTATTTACCGTAATTATCATGAGCTGGTGAACAAGGCCGTCAGCCAACTGCCCATACGACAGCAAACAGCCTGGCGCCTGAGCCGGGAGGAAGGATTGAAACGCGAGGAGATCGCGGCCCGTATGCAGATCCGTCCGGACACTGTAAAAGAACACCTCTCCCTGGCCGTTAAAAACATCCGTGGTTTTCTCGAATCGCATGACGCCTTCCTGATCGGGGCAGAGCTGATCTTTGTCTGGAGCCTGCATTCCCTCAATTAA
- a CDS encoding aminotransferase class IV translates to MDNMFVQELDGRPLTMADMPRLMALQYGHFTAMQVRQRQVKGLRLHLERLAGSSRQLFGCQLPDRHIIDCLHQITMEQESCSLRVNIFTTAFGQPVIREKDLQVLVTKTPAVAPASQPIKVMSARFERLLPEIKYSGIVSGILAYRRKAMDAGFDDVLYVDQQQHISEGAIWNVGFYDGQSIVLPATPALPGIMVQLLSDSLWNNGVAVIHRNVPLSQLYEYKNAFYTNSVNHRGMIAQIDQHMFDHSNDTLSDILERAYETIPWDNL, encoded by the coding sequence ATGGACAATATGTTTGTACAGGAACTGGACGGCAGACCACTCACCATGGCGGATATGCCCAGACTAATGGCGTTGCAGTACGGTCATTTTACGGCTATGCAGGTAAGACAACGACAGGTGAAAGGATTACGCCTTCACCTGGAGAGGTTGGCTGGCAGCAGCCGGCAGCTGTTTGGCTGTCAGCTGCCGGACCGGCATATTATCGATTGTCTGCATCAGATCACAATGGAACAGGAGTCCTGCTCGCTCCGGGTGAATATTTTTACGACCGCTTTTGGCCAGCCGGTCATCCGCGAAAAAGACCTGCAGGTGCTGGTCACCAAAACGCCGGCGGTGGCACCGGCATCGCAACCGATCAAAGTAATGTCCGCCCGCTTTGAACGCCTGTTGCCGGAAATTAAATACAGCGGCATCGTTTCCGGGATTCTGGCATACCGTCGAAAAGCCATGGACGCCGGTTTTGACGACGTTCTGTACGTCGATCAGCAACAGCACATCTCAGAAGGTGCTATCTGGAACGTCGGCTTTTACGACGGACAAAGTATCGTATTGCCGGCCACACCCGCCTTGCCGGGCATTATGGTACAGCTGTTGTCAGACAGCCTCTGGAACAACGGTGTGGCGGTCATCCACCGCAATGTGCCACTGTCACAGCTATACGAATATAAAAACGCTTTTTATACCAACTCTGTTAACCATCGGGGAATGATTGCGCAGATCGACCAACATATGTTTGACCATAGTAACGATACGTTGTCTGACATACTGGAACGGGCCTACGAAACCATTCCCTGGGATAACCTGTAA
- a CDS encoding class I SAM-dependent methyltransferase, which produces MKENKYDDPGFFENYSQMARSVEGLNAAGEWEVFRSLLPPLQDKRVLDIGCGFGWHCRYVMEQQAASVIGMDLSEKMLEQARLRNNGPGITYLREAMEDIDFPPGSFDVVLSSLALHYTGHYDLICRKVHNSLSAGGHFVFSTEHPVFTAMETQDWYYGTAGQRLHWPVDHYQDEGRRVARFLDTDVVKYHRTVATLINGLLDAGFIITRVEEPKPSPAVLEKYPEMKDETRRPIFILIAAQKPSAV; this is translated from the coding sequence ATGAAAGAAAATAAGTACGACGATCCCGGCTTTTTTGAAAACTACAGCCAGATGGCGCGCTCCGTAGAAGGACTGAACGCGGCCGGGGAATGGGAAGTGTTCCGTAGCCTGCTGCCGCCCCTGCAAGACAAGCGGGTACTGGATATCGGATGTGGCTTTGGCTGGCATTGCCGTTATGTGATGGAACAGCAGGCCGCCAGCGTAATAGGAATGGACCTCTCCGAAAAAATGCTGGAACAGGCACGCCTGCGTAACAATGGCCCGGGTATCACCTACCTGCGGGAAGCCATGGAAGACATCGATTTTCCTCCCGGTTCTTTCGATGTGGTACTTAGCTCGCTGGCGCTGCATTATACCGGGCATTATGACCTTATCTGCCGCAAAGTGCACAATAGCCTGTCGGCAGGCGGACATTTTGTTTTTTCTACCGAACACCCTGTATTTACGGCCATGGAGACGCAGGACTGGTACTACGGTACAGCGGGCCAACGGCTGCACTGGCCGGTAGATCATTACCAGGACGAAGGCCGCCGGGTGGCCCGTTTCCTGGACACGGACGTGGTAAAGTACCACCGCACGGTAGCCACACTGATCAACGGCCTGCTGGATGCCGGTTTCATCATCACCCGGGTGGAAGAGCCCAAACCTTCACCGGCCGTGCTGGAAAAATACCCGGAAATGAAAGACGAAACCCGCCGCCCTATTTTTATATTGATAGCAGCACAGAAACCATCAGCGGTATAG
- a CDS encoding YncE family protein: MLNFKLLIRVLFFCCCLHLLHACKKIEDPATKQKTLFFIDYRHLAGGSDGIAVMELDPESPDFGKILHRTELGKGVLPHHLYFNRDEKKLYTTALGGSYLYELKMEWNHEGYPVIYEANPVNTGGNTVGEDIFFTRNGQYWVTFMGGKGGVRDGSVGVFDAHNNQLIKTISSSIDEHPDKFIMYPHGISIFEDKNLAMVTSTIHPDLTSGIGNTCTLIDMNTYNIIKTYRVADSATDLSSPVEVLLLRNEYPRYALANTMIGGDIWMAAFNDEARQYSEFKRVLKGANQGLGWALEFYIADDKLLYVSFGQPGKILVFDLNYLPELRQVRTLPADKGAHHMAFFKTRSGRSVVAVQNNLLNLPNLNAGTIDVVDINTGEKLGTVDMRNKYQLLPESIEGTLGKAHYMHH, from the coding sequence ATGTTAAACTTCAAATTGCTGATAAGAGTTCTGTTCTTCTGTTGCTGCCTGCACTTACTGCACGCCTGTAAAAAAATAGAAGACCCTGCCACCAAACAGAAAACCCTTTTCTTTATTGACTACCGGCATCTGGCCGGCGGCAGCGATGGCATCGCTGTAATGGAGCTGGACCCTGAATCGCCGGATTTCGGGAAGATATTGCACCGGACAGAGCTGGGAAAAGGCGTGCTGCCACACCACCTGTATTTCAACCGTGATGAAAAAAAGCTCTATACTACCGCCCTGGGTGGCAGTTACCTGTATGAGTTAAAAATGGAATGGAACCACGAAGGATATCCTGTCATCTACGAGGCCAACCCTGTCAACACCGGTGGCAATACAGTAGGAGAAGATATCTTCTTCACCCGTAACGGCCAGTACTGGGTAACCTTTATGGGTGGAAAAGGCGGCGTCCGCGACGGCAGCGTTGGCGTGTTCGACGCGCATAACAATCAGCTCATCAAAACCATCTCCTCCTCTATTGACGAGCATCCCGACAAATTCATCATGTACCCGCACGGCATTTCCATATTTGAAGATAAAAATCTGGCGATGGTGACCTCCACCATTCACCCCGATCTCACCAGCGGTATCGGTAACACCTGTACGCTGATAGATATGAACACCTACAATATCATTAAGACCTACCGCGTGGCAGACAGTGCCACCGACCTGTCCAGCCCGGTGGAAGTACTGTTGCTCCGCAATGAATACCCGCGTTACGCCCTCGCCAATACCATGATCGGCGGCGACATCTGGATGGCTGCATTTAATGACGAAGCCCGTCAGTACAGCGAATTTAAGCGGGTATTAAAAGGGGCCAACCAAGGGTTGGGCTGGGCGCTGGAATTTTATATTGCAGATGATAAACTGCTGTACGTAAGTTTTGGTCAACCCGGAAAAATCCTGGTGTTTGATCTGAATTACCTACCTGAATTGCGGCAGGTGCGAACATTACCGGCTGACAAGGGGGCGCACCACATGGCTTTCTTTAAAACCAGGTCAGGCCGCTCTGTAGTGGCCGTGCAAAACAACCTGCTCAACCTGCCCAATCTCAATGCCGGCACCATTGACGTAGTTGACATCAACACCGGTGAGAAACTGGGTACGGTTGATATGCGCAACAAATACCAGCTATTGCCCGAATCGATAGAAGGCACATTAGGCAAGGCACACTATATGCACCATTGA
- a CDS encoding class I SAM-dependent methyltransferase, protein MENALHPGDYWDNRSDDRKRWEIVINLFLKPVTTALLQHLHLQTPRRILDVGTGTGEPGLYIAQLYPDAQVTGTDISPRMLEIAMGKAKENGLSNFEVVCCDAADMPFDDRIFDAVVCRNGVMFFKNITAGLKEINRVLKPGGRLAVSAWGLLEHNLWINIVLDAIASVTRRKLYNQHVPGMFHCMQPGEMADWFETAEFQSVEEEVLTGIVQFNSVDDHWQYVTRVSADVVNALKDIPLPVQEIVRSEVAGRVGRHVIDGKLYFEWSLRVTSGVRA, encoded by the coding sequence ATGGAAAATGCTTTGCACCCAGGCGATTACTGGGATAACCGGTCAGATGACCGGAAACGATGGGAGATCGTTATTAACCTTTTTCTGAAACCGGTAACAACCGCGTTGTTGCAACATCTTCATCTGCAAACCCCCAGACGGATATTAGACGTCGGTACCGGTACAGGAGAACCAGGATTGTATATAGCGCAACTATATCCGGACGCGCAGGTGACAGGCACGGATATATCTCCACGAATGCTGGAGATTGCTATGGGCAAAGCGAAAGAAAACGGATTGTCTAATTTCGAGGTGGTCTGTTGCGATGCTGCTGATATGCCCTTCGATGATCGTATATTCGATGCCGTAGTATGCAGAAACGGCGTCATGTTTTTTAAGAATATTACAGCAGGGCTGAAAGAAATTAACCGCGTATTGAAGCCTGGTGGGCGACTGGCTGTTTCAGCCTGGGGACTGCTGGAGCATAATTTGTGGATCAATATTGTACTTGACGCGATTGCTTCCGTTACCCGCCGTAAACTATATAATCAGCATGTGCCGGGCATGTTTCACTGTATGCAGCCTGGCGAGATGGCCGACTGGTTTGAAACGGCGGAGTTCCAATCCGTAGAGGAAGAGGTACTGACGGGCATTGTACAGTTTAATTCTGTAGACGACCACTGGCAGTATGTAACACGGGTGAGTGCTGATGTGGTAAATGCATTAAAGGATATTCCGCTGCCGGTGCAGGAGATTGTCCGGTCGGAAGTAGCCGGCAGGGTTGGCAGGCATGTAATAGACGGTAAACTCTATTTTGAGTGGAGCCTGCGGGTAACCTCCGGTGTCAGGGCTTGA
- the cfa gene encoding cyclopropane fatty acyl phospholipid synthase has product MNNEKTKSIVTRLLSAAGIAVNGNNPWDIHVYNEDFYSRALYQGSLGLGESYMEGYWDCLRLDEFFYKILRSNLDKSVRKSLRLKMDILLARVFNFQRPARATRNGQRHYDAGNDLFQNMLDKRLTYTCAFWDNATTLDEAQENKLDLSCRKLQLKPGMHVLDIGCGWGSFAKFAAEKYGVTVTGVTISKEQVALGQQLCAGLPVTLRLQDYRQLNEKFDAIVSLGMFEHVGPHNYSEYMKVAARCLKDNGLFLLHTIGGNETSAFTDQWLNKYIFPGAVIPTIRQIGQAIEGIFVMEHWENFSVNYDKTLMAWYENITANWDKLKSRYDQTFFRIWKYYLLSCAASFRARHSQLWQIVLSKNGVPGGYHVAASRENSPLTYANTIKP; this is encoded by the coding sequence ATGAACAACGAAAAAACAAAAAGCATAGTCACCCGGCTGCTATCGGCAGCGGGTATCGCGGTAAATGGAAACAATCCGTGGGACATCCATGTATACAACGAAGATTTTTATTCCCGCGCATTGTACCAGGGTTCCCTCGGACTGGGAGAATCCTACATGGAAGGCTACTGGGACTGCCTCCGGCTCGATGAGTTCTTCTACAAAATACTGCGTTCCAATCTCGACAAAAGCGTCCGTAAAAGTCTGCGGCTGAAGATGGACATTCTGCTGGCGCGCGTGTTCAACTTCCAGCGGCCGGCACGCGCCACCCGTAACGGCCAGCGCCACTACGATGCAGGCAACGATCTTTTCCAGAACATGCTGGACAAAAGGCTCACCTATACCTGCGCCTTCTGGGACAACGCCACCACCCTGGATGAAGCACAGGAAAACAAATTAGACCTCTCCTGCCGCAAACTACAGCTGAAACCCGGCATGCATGTCCTCGACATCGGCTGCGGATGGGGAAGCTTCGCAAAATTTGCCGCCGAAAAATACGGGGTGACCGTAACCGGCGTCACCATCTCCAAAGAACAGGTAGCCCTTGGGCAGCAGTTGTGCGCCGGCCTGCCTGTCACCCTGCGGCTGCAGGACTACCGCCAGCTCAACGAAAAATTCGACGCCATTGTATCACTGGGCATGTTTGAGCACGTAGGTCCGCATAACTATAGCGAATATATGAAAGTAGCTGCCCGCTGCCTCAAAGATAACGGCCTGTTCCTGCTGCATACCATCGGCGGCAATGAAACGTCCGCTTTTACAGACCAATGGCTCAACAAATACATCTTCCCCGGTGCGGTCATTCCCACCATCCGGCAGATTGGCCAGGCCATAGAAGGCATTTTCGTGATGGAACACTGGGAGAACTTCAGCGTGAACTATGATAAAACACTGATGGCCTGGTACGAAAATATCACCGCCAACTGGGACAAGCTCAAAAGCCGGTACGACCAGACATTTTTCCGTATATGGAAATATTACCTGCTGTCCTGCGCGGCCTCTTTCCGGGCGCGGCATAGCCAGCTGTGGCAGATCGTACTGTCGAAGAACGGTGTGCCTGGCGGGTATCATGTTGCAGCCTCCCGCGAAAACAGTCCCCTTACGTACGCCAACACCATCAAGCCCTGA
- a CDS encoding TetR/AcrR family transcriptional regulator — translation MKNKALQEQRIRGYFIEATKEILKSEGLKSVSVRNIAEKAGYSFATLYNYFKDVKDLVFLCVQDFQEECSAYVTTRSAKTAKGEKKLRAILLAYLEYFVQYPGIFELFFMEKLSDLNKQPDTAPLITGFLDKLCEEEWKSLITNKTVTATAAANKKAALLYGLSGLLLLYINRQTPSGYPAFLKAANTFIDSQLKEMNT, via the coding sequence ATGAAGAACAAGGCCTTACAGGAACAACGCATCAGGGGGTATTTCATCGAAGCAACGAAAGAAATCCTGAAAAGCGAAGGGCTTAAAAGCGTCAGCGTACGCAACATCGCGGAAAAAGCAGGTTATTCCTTCGCTACATTGTACAACTACTTTAAGGACGTAAAAGACCTGGTGTTTCTCTGTGTACAGGACTTCCAGGAGGAATGCAGCGCCTACGTGACCACCCGCAGCGCCAAAACTGCAAAGGGAGAGAAGAAGCTACGCGCTATCCTGCTGGCCTATCTCGAATATTTTGTACAATACCCCGGCATTTTTGAACTGTTTTTCATGGAGAAACTGTCCGACCTGAACAAACAACCGGACACGGCTCCGCTGATCACCGGCTTCCTGGACAAACTATGTGAGGAAGAATGGAAAAGCCTTATCACTAATAAAACCGTAACCGCCACCGCGGCGGCCAATAAAAAAGCAGCGTTGTTGTACGGGCTTTCCGGCCTGTTGTTGTTATACATCAACCGGCAAACCCCTTCAGGATACCCGGCCTTCCTGAAGGCTGCCAACACATTTATTGACAGCCAGCTTAAAGAGATGAACACATGA